One uncultured Carboxylicivirga sp. genomic window, GATGCCGTATTTCTTTGCCATACTATATACCTCCCGAAGATTTTCCATCGATACAGGTTGTCCTCCCGACGAGTTGCAGGTAACAGTAACAATAATCATCGGAATATTTTCCTTGGGGTGTGTTATCAATACATGTTCCAGTTTATTCAGGTCAATATTGCCTTTAAATGGATGATTCAGTGTCGTGTCGAAGGCTTCGTTGATGGTGCAGTCAATTGCTCTGGCTTTTCTGAATTCGATATGCCCTTTGGTTGTATCGAAATGTGAGTTGCCGGGAACGACATCTCCTTCTTTTATTAGTGCAGAAAACAATACATTTTCAGCTGCTCTTCCCTGGTGAGTTGGTAAAAAGTAATCAAAACCCAAAATGTTTTTAATAGCATTTTTTAAGTTGTAGTATGAGGATGCGCCGGCATAGCTTTCATCACCCAACATCATTGCAGCCCACTGCCTGTCGCTCATTGCACCGGTTCCACTATCGGTAAGCAGGTCAATAAAAACCTGATCGCTTCGCAAGTTAAACAGGTTGTATTTAGCTTCTTTAATCCAGCGTTCGCGTTCTTCTCTTGAGCTCTTTCTAATAGGCTCAATCATTTTTATTTTGTATGATTCAGAAAATGGTAATTCCATGTTAATTTGATTAATGTCAACATCAATGCAATTACATAGCTCAATTTCTTGAGGTGTAATTAAAAATAAAATAAAATTGAAATCAGATTTGATTTGCTGCAAATAGCAGCTAATTAACAGGAGAACTCGTCCCTGTTTTTGATGTTGAGGTAAACACGGGATGACAAAGCAGATTGTATGAGATAATTAACCATCATCAGAACTTTTATCCGGAGACAAAGTTAATAAAATTGAGATTGAGATAAAAATTCATTTACTGACATTAATCACTAACAATTGGAACAATAATTGTTATGTAGAATTAATTAAATAATTAGTTTCAAATTAGCACCATATATCATGTCAAAAGTATAAGTTTTTAAAAGGCACTAACTTAATTGAGTATTCTTTGTATTATTTGTTTTTCAAAATCGTATTTCATGCTATTTTTGTCATGAGAAAATCATAAAAACTACCTTACTGTGCAAATAAAAAATCTGGGGACGGATTGTCTGTATGTTATTGTTTTACTGTTTTTTCTGAATTTGGGTGGTATTCAAACCATAAATGGGCAGGTTATGTCTGGTCGGTTACTGGAACAAATCTGGCAGAACAAAATGGATGAAGATGATTTTAGTAATGAAGATTCAATCAGTTGGGGTTTTCAGGAGGGATACGTGACCAAATACATACGCAAGCAAATATATGGTGGAGGTATGTTGCGAAGATTAGAATTTTCAAGTAATCTTCAATCTAAATATATGCCACATACTTTTAGCTTAAAGTATCAATTGCCTCAATATAAAAAAGTTGTGTATCATCCGGTTTCATATTCCAGGAAGGCCTTAAAAAACTATCAGGAATTTATTGGTTGGCACAAATCAGGAGGCTATTATTCAAAGTTGGTGAATCTGGATAAAAGACCTATAAATCAGGTAATGGCAAAAGCTGCTATCAATAGTCCTTTTCATGTTGAATATTTATGGAATGATATACCGGATGTATCCAATGTAGGGAAGAGAAGATTATCGCGTCGAGCTGTTGAAAAATCAATAAGTACTCTGTTGCCTGATACTTTTAATACAAAGCCTAATCTGGAGCAGATTGTTATTAAAAAAAGTCCTTGGAAGTTTGAAGGAACCGAGAACGTGCAACTTTCTCAGGGTTATCTTGAAAACTGGACAAAAGGGGGAGAAAATAATATTGCATTAAGTAGTGATTTGCGATTTAAAGCCAATTTTACAAAAGGCAAGCATAGTTGGGAAAATAATATCATTCATAAGGTTGGGGTCATTTCAACTGAGTCGGAGAGTGGTAGAGTAAACGACGATCTTCTTGAAATAAATACAAAGTATGGTTTAAAATCATCGAAGAAATGGTATTATAGTTTCTTATATAATTTTAAAACACAGGTTTTTTATGGATATGAGAAATCAGATAAAGAGCATGAGACCCCTATCTCAGGTTTCCTGGCGCCGGCTTACATGTCATTTGCTGTCGGTATGGATTTTAAGCCCAGCAATAAATTCACCTTGCTGTTATCACCTCTGACATCAAGATTAACAATTGTTTCAGATACAGTTAAATTTAATCAGACCAGATATGGTATTGACAATGACAAAAAGACGAATACACTGAATGGTTTGTCAATTGTAAATAATTTCAGCTACCAAATTTCAAAGGAAATTAATCTTAATTCAAAACTTGATATTTTTTACCAGTATTTGAGCGATGATAGTGAAAATCAGAAACAAATAGACTGGGAGATTATTGTTGATATGAAGATTAATCAGTTCCTATCTACTAGGTTGTTAGGAAATTTAAGATATTTTACGACTGAATCAGATATGGTGCAAATCAAGGAAAATTTTAATATAGCATTCAAATACCACTTTTAATTATTTAATTATGTGAAGATAAAGATACGTTAACATTTGGATTAACAAAAATTAACAATTATATTTATGCAGAGTAATAAAAAAGGGTGTATTTTTGCAAAGTAAGATTAGAGGGAAAACAACATCTTACAATTTGAAATGATAACAAAGCACTATGTGCTTCAAGATATTGAGTAAGTTTTCTCATAGTTTAGGGTTAGGTTTGGTTAAAAGTTGAAAGTCGTCTTAAAGAATGCTTTAAGGCGGCTTTCTTTTTTGTATATACTTGTACAGGTAATCGCGGTTATGTATTTTGGTGGCTCAATACTTATTTCATGAAAAAAGAAGGAGCCGGATATAAGAAAGATCTACAATTTTATAAATTCTGTGCATACGGTTTTTTTAAAAATCTTCGTTTTTTTGATCCTTTTCTTCTGTTATTTTTTCTAGAAAAAGGGGTTTCTTATGCCCAGGTAGGTATTTTGTATGGAGTACGTGAAATTAGCATCAATATTCTGGAAGTACCTTCTGGCATCATTGCGGATATTGTGGGTCGAAAAAGATCAATGATTTTTTCATTTCTCGCTTACATTGTAAGTTTTCTGATGTTTTACTTTTTAAGTGGATTTATAGGATTTGTTATCGCGTTTGTTTTTTACGGAATTGGCGATGCTTTCAGAACAGGTACACATAAGGCAATGATATTGGCTTATCTTAAAAAGAACGGTTGGGAGAGTGCAAAGACAGCCTATTATGGAAATACGCGTTCATGGTCGCAACGAGGATCGGCATTGGCATCAATAATTAGTGCAATACTTGTGTTTTACAGTGGATCTTATAAATATGTATTCTTGCTTTCAATTATTCCTTATTTAATAGATTTGTTTTTGATGATGTCCTATCCATCTTACTTGAATGGTGATATTATGCAGTCGGGCATGAGTGTTGGTAAATTGTTTAAAGAGCATTTTCTTTCGGTTAAGAATGCTTTTTCAAACTGGAAACCTTTCCGTTTAATTGTAGCAACCAGTAGTTATACGGGATATTATAAGGCAGTTAAGGATTATATTCAACCCTTATTAGTGTCTTTGGCTATTTCGTTGCCCTTTTTAATGGATATTGCAGAAAAGAAGAAGACTGCTTTAGTGATCGGAATTATTTATTCACTGCTTTATTTGATAAATGCTTTTGTAAGTAAAAGAGTATATAAGATTGAATCTGTTTTTAGTAGTATTAAATCGGGCCTTTCAATTATTCAACTAATCGGATGGTTTGGAGGTGTAATTGCCGGAATTATGTATGCCTTGGAATTGGAGGTTCTTGCCATCCTCTTTTTTTCATTGATATTAGTGGTTCAGAATGCCAGAAGACCCATGGCTGTTAAATATATCAGTGAGAGTTTTGATGATAAATTAATGGCGACAGTATTGTCTGCTGAATCACAGAGTGAAACTATTTTTACTTCACTTTTTGCTGTTGTAATTGGATTTTTAGTTCAGTATGTGGGAGTTGGATATGGACTTGTACTTATTTCCGGAACTTTAATTTTATTGAATGCTGTAATTTTTGCGGTAGGTAAGAAAAGTTGAATTTGAACAAAATGTTGATTAAATTTAATTATTTAGCAACATTTAAATGGTTAAATTATTCTTATCAGATTCGCCATTTCTAAGACTTGTTTTACCTTTAATTGCAGGTATCTGGTTATCCTGTCAAACTCAATTATCTTCCTTTTATTTAACAGGTTTATCAATTTTTCTATTCGTTCTGTTTGCCGCGTTTTATTATTATTATCAGTTAAGGCCAACTTTTCGACTTGGTTTCGTTGCCGGCATGCTTATGACTATTTGTATGTTAAGTTTTGGTGCCGCATTACAAGCTTTGCGAAAGCCATTTTTTATTGATAGTAATGAAATGGCTACATTAAAAGTGCAGGTGATTAGATTTGTTGGTGAAACAGATAAAAATAATAAGTACGAAGCTTCAATTGTTGGATTACCTCATGATTCATGTAATTCATATATAGAAGAGAGTGGTGTGATTTATTTATCTAAAAAAAATCAAACACAAGAAATTAATATTGGTTCCAGTTTAAATATTTACGGTCAGCTTTTACCGTTTGAGCCACCCGCATTGCCTTTTCAGTTTGATTATTCAGGTTATCTTATAAATAATCGTGTTGCTTTTCGAATGATTGTAAAAGATTATGAAGTTCTGGTTGAAGAAGGTGAATCCATTAGTCTGGAATTATATCTTGAGAAATTCAAGGATTACCTTAATAAACGATTCATTGAATACGGACTAGGGAAGCAGGAGTTAGCAATCTTAAATGCAATGTTTTTAGGCGATAAGTACCAATTGTCAATAGAACAGAAGCAGGCATTTACCGGAGCTGGCGCCATGCATTTGTTGGCAGTTTCGGGTTTGCATGTTGGAATTATTTATTTGATTATATCATGGCTCTTTCGTTTAATGATCAGGAACAAGGTGGCAGTATTTATTTGTGTGTTTTTAATGTTGTGGTTATATGCGTTGCTGACGGGTTTCTCGGCCTCTGTATTAAGGGCAACCATCATGTTTTCTGTTATTGAAATAGGTAAGTTTAGTCAGCGTCGAATCAGCATTGTAAATTTGTTATCAGCTTCCATGGTCATCATTTTGCTTATTGATCCTCTGTTTATCTATAGTATTGGGTTTTGGTTAAGTCACTGTGCTGTTGCAAGCATAGTTTTGTTTTATCCATATGTTAACCAACTCATATACTTCAGGTTTCCACCATTTCGATGGTTTTGGTCAATACTGGCCTTGTCAGTTACGGCTCAGCTCGGAGCAATTCCAATAAGTCTTGTTACCTTTCATCAGTTTCCAGTCTTTTTTATTCTAACAAATTGGTTGCTGATTCCTGTGGTAACACCTGTATTGGTTTTAGCGCTGCTAAGTGCATTGTTGAGTCCATTTGGTTTAATATTAAGTGTCATTGTACCAGCTTTAAATGATTTATTGGGTTTTATGAATAATATAACTCATTTAATTAGTGATTTCCCTTATTCTTCCATAACACAAATCCCTTTTAACTGGTGGCAAATGCTGCTTTTTTATGGTTTCCTGATAATATTGATAATTCGCCTGGAAATTCAAACCCTAAAGAGCCTTCGATTGTTATTATTAATGGCAGTTCTATTTGTTATTAGTCTGCACGTGAATAGGTTTTTGGTCCCTGATGAGGGATTAATAGCAGTGGAAACTAGAAAGGGAACGTTTGTCAATTATTTCAATCCAAATGTTAATGAAGTCTATATGAGTTCTGAATTAACGGGTAAAGATATTGATTGGTTTTTGTCAGGAATATGGCAGAATTATGGTGTTGATTCAAAGCCTTTATTTTATAAAGATTGTGCGGTGATTGACTCTTTGTGTAATATAAAAGTCATAGATGGTAAATCAATACTGATTGTAAGGAATGGCTTTGAGGAGGAGGTAAATAGGATTAAGATGAATTTTGATTTTATCGTAAATCTGGATCCTAAAGATCGTATAGTTAATAACAAGGATCATGGGTTTAAGAGGATTATGTTATATGAGATACCTTCTCTGTGCTTTTATGAAGAAAAAAAATATGAGCTAAAACCCTAGTGTTTCTTTACTATTGAAGATATCTCTACGGTTGGGGTAGTGATTTCTGTCGATATTATTTGGATTTATTCCTTTATTATATCTTAATTTGCGGTGTTTTTTGCCCACGGGTAAAACGGGAAAAAGAATTGAATCATCATGAGGATTTTTATTGCAGGAGCAGGAGAAGTCGGTACGCATTTGGCAAAGATGTTTTGTAATGCAAACCACGACGTCATTTTAATGGATGAAGATGAAGAGAAGCTTAAGCAAGTAGACTCTCACTTTGATCTTATGACCATTGTTGGTACCATCTCATCTATCGAAGATTTAAGGGAAGCCAATGTGAAATCATGTGATTTGTTTATTGCAGTGCCTCCATATCAGGATATGAGTATTCTTTCATGTATCCTTGCCAAACAGTTGGGAGCTAAAACAACAGTAGCCAGAGTAAATAATCATGAATACCTGATGGAAGAAAATAAACTCTTCTTCAAAAGACTGGGTATTGATGAATTAATATATCCTGAGCAATTGGGAGCCAAAGAGGTGAGTGCTTCATTGAAACAGGTAGGTACTCGTCAGATGTTTGAATTTACAGGCAGTAAGTTGGTAATGTTCGCTTTAAAAGTGCGCGACAATGCCTTGATTGTGGGTAAAACACTGGCTGAGATTTCTGCTATGTATGAGAAGCAGGAATATAACATTGTTGCCATTCTTAGAAGTGGTGAAACAATTATACCTCGTGGTCAGGATGATTTAAGACATAACGATTTGGTTTATGTTATTACTACCAAATCTGCCGTTCAGCAGGTTATGGTAGATGCCGGGAAAAAGCAGTTTGAAATTAAAAATGTAATGATCCTTGGAGGTAGCAGAATTGGAAAGAAAGTAGCTGAAAACCTCGAAGGAAACTATAATATTAAACTGATTGAGATCGATAAAGAGAGAGCTGTTCGATTGGCCGATCAATTATCGAATACCTTAGTGATTAACGGAGATGGCCGTAACCTTGAGTTGTTGAAAGACGAAGGTATTAAGAAGATGGATGCTTTTGTTGCTGTTACAGGTAATTCAGAAGTGAATATATTGGCTTGTCAGTTGGCGAAAAAGATGGGTGTACCTAAAACTGTTGCTGAGGTTGAAAATATCGACTACATTGATCTGGCTGAGAATATTGGTATTGGTACATTGATTAATAAAAAATTAATTGCAGCGAGCCACATTTATCGATACACATTGCGTGCAAATGTTTCACATGTAAGGTGTTTAACAGCTACCGATGCTGAGGTGCTGGAATTAACAGCTCAACCAGGTTCGAAAATTACCAAAGGTCCTTTACATAAATTAGGTTTACCTAAAGATGTGAATATCGGAGGTATTATTCGTGGTGAATCTGCTATTATTGCCACAGGAGATACTGTTATAGAACCCAATGACAAGGTAGTTATGTTTGCTATGCCAATGGGGATTGCCAAAGTTGAAAAAATGTTTAGCTAGGATATCACTGGCATATTGTGTGCTTAACTCATGTTGAATAAAAAATTTATCATCAATATTTTAGGTCTTGTTCTTGTGTTCGAGGCCTTGTTTATGCTTATATGTGCACTGGTAGCTTTCTTTTATAAGGAAGGTGATACTATAGCTTTAACATATTCAGGATTAATAGCTTTGATAGTTGGAGGAAGTGCCTGGATGTTAACTCGTAAGGTGCCCAAAGATATGATCAAACGTGAAGGTTTTATTGTTGTTACCTGTGTTTGGATCGTAATAGCTTTATTTGGTAGTCTTCCCTATATTTTAAGTGGAACTGTTCCTCGTTTTAGTGATGCTTTTTTTGAATCTATATCAGGTTTTACAACTACCGGAGCTTCTGTTATTACTGATATTGAAATCTTACCTCATGGTATTCTACTATGGCGCAGTGTAACACATTTACTAGGAGGGATGGGTATTGTAGTGTTGGCTGTAGCTATTTTGCCTTATTTCGGTTTTGGTGGTATGCAGCTTTTTAATGCCGAAGCAGGTGGTGTTACCAATGAGCAGTTGCATCCACGAATTGCAAAAACAGCTAAAAGTCTTTGGGGTATATATGTGTCGCTGATTGCTATTGAGACTGTTTTTTTAGTCTTTGGTGGCATGCCGCTATTCGATGCATTGTGTCATAGTTTTGGTACCATTGCCTCAGGTGGATTTTCAACCAAGAATGACAGTTTGATGGGCTATTCACCATATATTCAGTATGTGGTGATTGTATTTATGTTTTTTGCAGGCACCAATTTTACCTTATTCTATTTTCTGTGGAAAGGGAAATTTAAAAAGGTAATTGAAAACAAAGAGTTGCAATTGTATGCTTTGCTAGTGTTGTTTTTTGCATTGCTAATTGCAGGAACATTGGCATTGTACGATCATTTTCCTGCTGAACCATCTTTTAGAGCAGCACTTTTTCAGGTAGTGAGTATTGTTACTACAACTGGATTTGTATCAGCTGATTACACTGCCTGGCATCCGTATTTTACCTATGCAATTTTTCTGCTGATGTTTATGGGAGCCAGTGCCGGAAGTACATCTGGAGGTATTAAAATAATGCGTCATCATATTTTAATGAAAAATACAATGCTTGAATTCAAACGTTTAATTCATCCATTGGCTGTTTTTTCATTGAAGATTAAGGATAAATCCATTTCAAATGAAGTGGTTTATAAGGTGATGGCATTTGTTATTCTTTATTTCTTTGTCTTTACCATCGGTTCTTTTACACTTACCTTTTTAGGGATGGACATGAGTTCGGCCATGGGAGCTGCCGCCACTACAATGGGAGGTATAGGTCCAGGGTTGGGAACAGTGGGACCCATGAATAATTTTCTATTGGTGCCGGAAGCCGGGAAGTGGGTTTTATCTTTTCTCATGCTGTTGGGTCGTTTGGAATTATTTTCGGTTTTGATACTTTTTTCTCCTCATTTCTGGAGAAATAAATAAGTCTGTGTATTTTTGACTATCTAACATTGAAAATAAAGAATGCTTAATTCGAGGTTTATTTTACTGGTACTTGGACTACTTTTGGTGGTTGAAGGTGTTTTTATGTTGCTTTCAGCAGGAATAGCAGCCTTGTATAATGAGTATGATTTACCTTATCATCTGATTTCTTCCGGTATTTGTATCACTATTGGTGGAATTATTGCAAGTATCTTTTTTAAGGCACCTAAAGATATTGGTAAGCGTGAAGGATATTTGGTGGTGACACTTGTTTGGTTAGTGTTCTCACTGTTTGGGTTACTTCCCTTTTATATTAGTGGAGCTATTCCTTCGTATACCGATGCTTTTTTCGAAACCATATCTGGTTTTACAACCACAGGTAGTAGTATTCTAAATGATATTGAAGCCTTACCGCATGGCTTATTGTTTTGGCGAAGTCTGATTCAGTGGTTGGGAGGTATGGGTATTATTGTACTTTCACTGGCCATTTTGCCTCTGCTGGGAGTAGGTGGAATGCAGATGTTTGTAGCTGAGGTACCAGGTCCGGTGCCAGATAAGTTGCACCCTCGTATAAAAGAAACAGCCAAACGAT contains:
- a CDS encoding DUF3078 domain-containing protein, coding for MQIKNLGTDCLYVIVLLFFLNLGGIQTINGQVMSGRLLEQIWQNKMDEDDFSNEDSISWGFQEGYVTKYIRKQIYGGGMLRRLEFSSNLQSKYMPHTFSLKYQLPQYKKVVYHPVSYSRKALKNYQEFIGWHKSGGYYSKLVNLDKRPINQVMAKAAINSPFHVEYLWNDIPDVSNVGKRRLSRRAVEKSISTLLPDTFNTKPNLEQIVIKKSPWKFEGTENVQLSQGYLENWTKGGENNIALSSDLRFKANFTKGKHSWENNIIHKVGVISTESESGRVNDDLLEINTKYGLKSSKKWYYSFLYNFKTQVFYGYEKSDKEHETPISGFLAPAYMSFAVGMDFKPSNKFTLLLSPLTSRLTIVSDTVKFNQTRYGIDNDKKTNTLNGLSIVNNFSYQISKEINLNSKLDIFYQYLSDDSENQKQIDWEIIVDMKINQFLSTRLLGNLRYFTTESDMVQIKENFNIAFKYHF
- a CDS encoding MFS transporter, giving the protein MKKEGAGYKKDLQFYKFCAYGFFKNLRFFDPFLLLFFLEKGVSYAQVGILYGVREISINILEVPSGIIADIVGRKRSMIFSFLAYIVSFLMFYFLSGFIGFVIAFVFYGIGDAFRTGTHKAMILAYLKKNGWESAKTAYYGNTRSWSQRGSALASIISAILVFYSGSYKYVFLLSIIPYLIDLFLMMSYPSYLNGDIMQSGMSVGKLFKEHFLSVKNAFSNWKPFRLIVATSSYTGYYKAVKDYIQPLLVSLAISLPFLMDIAEKKKTALVIGIIYSLLYLINAFVSKRVYKIESVFSSIKSGLSIIQLIGWFGGVIAGIMYALELEVLAILFFSLILVVQNARRPMAVKYISESFDDKLMATVLSAESQSETIFTSLFAVVIGFLVQYVGVGYGLVLISGTLILLNAVIFAVGKKS
- a CDS encoding ComEC/Rec2 family competence protein; its protein translation is MVKLFLSDSPFLRLVLPLIAGIWLSCQTQLSSFYLTGLSIFLFVLFAAFYYYYQLRPTFRLGFVAGMLMTICMLSFGAALQALRKPFFIDSNEMATLKVQVIRFVGETDKNNKYEASIVGLPHDSCNSYIEESGVIYLSKKNQTQEINIGSSLNIYGQLLPFEPPALPFQFDYSGYLINNRVAFRMIVKDYEVLVEEGESISLELYLEKFKDYLNKRFIEYGLGKQELAILNAMFLGDKYQLSIEQKQAFTGAGAMHLLAVSGLHVGIIYLIISWLFRLMIRNKVAVFICVFLMLWLYALLTGFSASVLRATIMFSVIEIGKFSQRRISIVNLLSASMVIILLIDPLFIYSIGFWLSHCAVASIVLFYPYVNQLIYFRFPPFRWFWSILALSVTAQLGAIPISLVTFHQFPVFFILTNWLLIPVVTPVLVLALLSALLSPFGLILSVIVPALNDLLGFMNNITHLISDFPYSSITQIPFNWWQMLLFYGFLIILIIRLEIQTLKSLRLLLLMAVLFVISLHVNRFLVPDEGLIAVETRKGTFVNYFNPNVNEVYMSSELTGKDIDWFLSGIWQNYGVDSKPLFYKDCAVIDSLCNIKVIDGKSILIVRNGFEEEVNRIKMNFDFIVNLDPKDRIVNNKDHGFKRIMLYEIPSLCFYEEKKYELKP
- the trkA gene encoding Trk system potassium transporter TrkA, with product MRIFIAGAGEVGTHLAKMFCNANHDVILMDEDEEKLKQVDSHFDLMTIVGTISSIEDLREANVKSCDLFIAVPPYQDMSILSCILAKQLGAKTTVARVNNHEYLMEENKLFFKRLGIDELIYPEQLGAKEVSASLKQVGTRQMFEFTGSKLVMFALKVRDNALIVGKTLAEISAMYEKQEYNIVAILRSGETIIPRGQDDLRHNDLVYVITTKSAVQQVMVDAGKKQFEIKNVMILGGSRIGKKVAENLEGNYNIKLIEIDKERAVRLADQLSNTLVINGDGRNLELLKDEGIKKMDAFVAVTGNSEVNILACQLAKKMGVPKTVAEVENIDYIDLAENIGIGTLINKKLIAASHIYRYTLRANVSHVRCLTATDAEVLELTAQPGSKITKGPLHKLGLPKDVNIGGIIRGESAIIATGDTVIEPNDKVVMFAMPMGIAKVEKMFS
- a CDS encoding TrkH family potassium uptake protein codes for the protein MLNKKFIINILGLVLVFEALFMLICALVAFFYKEGDTIALTYSGLIALIVGGSAWMLTRKVPKDMIKREGFIVVTCVWIVIALFGSLPYILSGTVPRFSDAFFESISGFTTTGASVITDIEILPHGILLWRSVTHLLGGMGIVVLAVAILPYFGFGGMQLFNAEAGGVTNEQLHPRIAKTAKSLWGIYVSLIAIETVFLVFGGMPLFDALCHSFGTIASGGFSTKNDSLMGYSPYIQYVVIVFMFFAGTNFTLFYFLWKGKFKKVIENKELQLYALLVLFFALLIAGTLALYDHFPAEPSFRAALFQVVSIVTTTGFVSADYTAWHPYFTYAIFLLMFMGASAGSTSGGIKIMRHHILMKNTMLEFKRLIHPLAVFSLKIKDKSISNEVVYKVMAFVILYFFVFTIGSFTLTFLGMDMSSAMGAAATTMGGIGPGLGTVGPMNNFLLVPEAGKWVLSFLMLLGRLELFSVLILFSPHFWRNK